The genomic region GCAGCGTCACAGGCCCGAAGGTATACGAGAAGTAGGTGCCGCTGAAGCTGAACTCACCGACGACCGTTGCGCCCTCATCGTCCTGCCAGGTTGTGACGAAGCGCGAGGCGCTGGCCGGGTGATGCAGGCCCTGTGCGCCGGCCGGGATGGCGTTGAGCAGCACAGGTTGAGGCGACTCCGCGCTCAGGTCGATGCCGTAGGTCAGCGCGCACTCGCGGCAGTCGCTGTCGTAGGCGTTGAAGATCAGGATGCTCCCGCTCTGCGAGGACTCCCAGATGTGGTCGATGCCCGAGAAGACGGTGGTCACGTCCACGTCCGGGTCGATGCGGATCTGGGAGATGCGCCAGCGGCCGGTGTCACCAAACGCCTGCTGGGTGGCGACGTAGCTGCCGGGGGCGTCGACACCATCTTCGACAATGTTGATCGAGCGCAATGCGGCGCCGACATTTCGCTCAAAGAGGAAGGTGTCGTTGACCAGATCGTAGACCCCGAAGGACTCGGTCTGGCCGGGGGCGTCGGTCAGAAAGCTCACGAAGCGGCCGCTGGGGCTGACGCGCAGACCGTGGGGGTTGATGGTGGCAGGGATGTCCAGCGCTGCTGCAGCCGAGGCGTCGGCCGTGGGAGCGCGGTGCAGGGTGCGGGTGCCGTCATCGCCTTCAGTCATGAAGATGATCTCGCGTGCCGACGGGGTGTCCAGGGGCAGGAAGGGGTTGGAGTCGAGTCCGCGCTCGCTGCCGTCGGGCGATCCGTCGGCATCGGCGTCGCCGGTCCAGGTGTTTTTGAGGCCGTTGTTCGACGAGTCCCGGGGGAAGGGATCGTAGCGGTCGGCGATGCCATCACCGTCGGTGTCAGGGTCATCGCCGTCGGGGGTGCCGTCGTTATCGGCGTCCATCGACATGTCGATGGTCTGCGGGTCGGCGCCATCTTCGCCGGGGATGATGAGCACATCGGAGCCGTTGATGATGCGGTCGCCGTCGATGTCGTCGTCGCACACATCACCAAATCCGTTGCCGTCGAGGTCCAGCTGATCGGCGTTGGCGCTGGTGGGGCAGTTGTCGAGGAGGTCGCCCACGCCGTCTTCGTCGGCATCGATCGCCGCGGTGATCGGGTGGCAGCTGAAGTAGAGCTCGCGCACCTCAATCTGGTCCGGCGCATCTTCGGGGCGGCCCACGACGCCCAGCCCTAGCGCGCGGGGCAGGACGTAAACCTGCACGCCGGTCAGCCCCTCAAAGAGCTCGGGGATGTCGTAGTCCGCCCGACGCTGGAAGCTCGACCCGTTGATCTTCGCGGCGCGGCCGTTGTTGCGATCGAAGATGTAGAGCTGGTCGGCAGCTGCCGGGAAGGCGATGGGATCGAAGTTCGAGATGTCTTCGGCGAGGTCTTCCTCGCCGACCACCGGAACGGCCGGCCAGGTGGAGGGGATCGTGGTGCGAGTGACCGATGAGGTGCCGCCGTTCGGGGAGATCCCGGCCGTGCTCACCTCGCGCGTAGCGCTGTCGAATTGGGCGATCACCGCACGATCGTAAGGCGTGGGGATCACCTGGTAAGGCGCGCTGGCGTCGAGGTCGGAGACCGAGCCCGTGAGGCTCACGCGACCATCGCGCTGGATTTGAAGGAGGAAAAGAGAGCTGCTGTCCGGGGTGGTGCCCAGGCCGACGACAACGCCAGAGGGCATCATCATTGCGCTCATTGTGCTGAGGTTGGCGCCGAAGGGCGTCTCCGGGCCGAAGGCGCCATCGGGCATCACCGTGAGCCAGCTGCCGGACTTGCGATCCGAGAGGGGGCTGTGGCCCGGGCTGATCAGCGTGTAGCGCCCGCCGACCTGGGTCACCGAGCGGGAGACGCCCGCGTAAGCAAGGTCGGCGTACTCGCTCCAGGTG from Lujinxingia vulgaris harbors:
- a CDS encoding thrombospondin type 3 repeat-containing protein, whose protein sequence is MKNVSTLRRARQAPGLTALALLLLCSTSTGCMMDFDGFTAGETGLLDDTDLPGDTGTDVGADVDSDSDIDAEDPDGGDTDVPPGDGEPGSVCASDDECAGNGVCRSNVCLTPCDFSDEDACSTGFFCSEVGAENLCVPSCDDRQSCDAHNVGRDDLSCVYLQQSGLAAGNSDVRLDRACLVDSDDDGVTDAIDNCPDDVNPTQLDSNGDGLGDACSDEPTCHPDATDGLIIYPRVALPPGQLSVPQAIYDRQLVLLSNSDDPTRASTAAVLDRAASTWSEYADLAYAGVSRSVTQVGGRYTLISPGHSPLSDRKSGSWLTVMPDGAFGPETPFGANLSTMSAMMMPSGVVVGLGTTPDSSSLFLLQIQRDGRVSLTGSVSDLDASAPYQVIPTPYDRAVIAQFDSATREVSTAGISPNGGTSSVTRTTIPSTWPAVPVVGEEDLAEDISNFDPIAFPAAADQLYIFDRNNGRAAKINGSSFQRRADYDIPELFEGLTGVQVYVLPRALGLGVVGRPEDAPDQIEVRELYFSCHPITAAIDADEDGVGDLLDNCPTSANADQLDLDGNGFGDVCDDDIDGDRIINGSDVLIIPGEDGADPQTIDMSMDADNDGTPDGDDPDTDGDGIADRYDPFPRDSSNNGLKNTWTGDADADGSPDGSERGLDSNPFLPLDTPSAREIIFMTEGDDGTRTLHRAPTADASAAAALDIPATINPHGLRVSPSGRFVSFLTDAPGQTESFGVYDLVNDTFLFERNVGAALRSINIVEDGVDAPGSYVATQQAFGDTGRWRISQIRIDPDVDVTTVFSGIDHIWESSQSGSILIFNAYDSDCRECALTYGIDLSAESPQPVLLNAIPAGAQGLHHPASASRFVTTWQDDEGATVVGEFSFSGTYFSYTFGPVTLPGRFEDINAASINRTSPRQLVFAASGDDNPAMLWVNSPNALLPKLRYLPAGAFDDPVVELQLAP